TTGGGGGGGAAGGGTCAGAGCTGTGGGGTGTGAGGGGAATaatggggggaaaagggggggtttggggttgggggggaaTAATGGAGAGGATTCAGGGGCTCGGGGCAGGACTGAGAGACTTGGAGGGGAAAGGAGCCCAGGGAAGTGCAGGTCAGGCCCGGGGGGGCTGCGAGGAAAAGCGCCCAGGGGTGGGgggttggggctggggggaggggggggatgagCTCTGAACCCCCCAAGTGCAGggcagggtttgggggggcAGCAAGGGGCAGAGCCCGGGGGTGCAGGGTTGGGGTCTGGGGGGTtctgaaggggggggggggggggggctgtgccctggggtcctctggggggaggggaggggacagtCCCCAGGTGTTGGTGACCTCCCCCTGCCTCTCgctccatcccccccccctctaaagggttttttctcctttcagagCCTCCCTGAGATGCGGGGCTGATCCCCCCCCCGACCCCTCCCCCGGCGCCATGGCCGCCCGCCTCGTCCGACGCTGCTGCCGCTGGCACTTGGGGACGttcctgtcccctccccccgCCTCTCTGCCGCCTCCGAGCGGCCAAGCGAGCCCGGGCACGGCTCGGCCCCGTCCCCCGGGGCTTTTCCTTCACCTTCCCCACCCGCGGAGCTTTTCCATCCGGGAGCAGGTGCAGGAAggggggggcggcggcgccGGCGAGAAACTGGTGGGGGAACTGATTGAAACGGCCAccagcccccaggagctgctccagctgagccAGCACCACCCCCTGACCAGCAACCAGGCTTCCATGGCCATCAGCCAGCtggccaggctggcagctgagaaaaaatgggaagcagagagcaTCCTGAGGGATGAGGgattccagcagctcctcagcatcaCGGACTCCCAGGTGAGGTTGGGacctgaggaggaggaggaggaggagggggtggtgCTCCCCCAGAGGGTGGgtttgggttattttgggggggaaatggtggtttggggacagggaTAAAATGGAGTGgagaggtttgggttggaaaggaccttaaatcCCTACCCAGtaccccccctgccatggtcagggacccctcccccagcccagggggctccaagcccccAAGATGTTGAGAAACATCTCAAAATGGGGCACTAAACCTTTGCAAATCTGCAGCTGGTGAGGATCATCAGCTGCttttgggtggaaaagacctttaagatcctcAGGTTGAGCTGCAGGAGGCTCAGGCTTTACTGAGAGTCCCTTAGAGACCAAACCTTAGGAttttatcatagaatcccagactggtttggcttggaagggacctgaaagatcatctggttccatggggacccctcccccagcccagggggctccaagccccatccaaccttcaacactgccagggatggggcagccacagcttccttgggcaacctgggcacccaggggctcagcaccctcaccccaaacaatttctccctccctccctgcccaagatctcctctccatctcccctctcccagctccaaacccttccccctcgcaggctcccatccctccaggcccttgtcccaagtccctccccagctttcctggagccccttcaggacctggaagtTTTTCTGAAGGAGCTGAGGAGATTTTTCCAGGCTGGAATCATCTTTGGGGAGCTCAGGGAGTCAGGAGGTGCCTGGGAGTGGCaccagaggaggggagagctTGGGTTTGGGGATGGgacccagggagctgcagccctggtCAGGgctcctgaggggcccagagctgAGCCCAGGACCCCAGTGCCCAGCCAGGGGGGAACAGCACAGAGCCCCCTGCAGAACCTCcccccatggatccatcctgtccagaaccctctccagaacctccccccatggatccagcctgtccagaacctccccccatggatccatcctgtccagaacctcatcccatggatccatcctgtccagaaCCTCCCCACgtggatccatcctgtccagaCCCCTTTCCAGAACCTCcccccatggatccatcctgtccagaaCCTCCCCCCATGGATCCATCTTGTCCAGCCCCTCCCCACATGGATCCAACCTCTCCAgatccttttctctccctcttccatCCCCTCCACTCCCCCCATTTtggttcctcccccctccccaatcCCCTCCAGCCCTTTCTCCCCTCCCAGAGCCCCATGTGGCCTTTCCCAGCCCCAagcttcccctctcctcctcctcctctctccctcccagaTCTCCCAGGTGTGGAACAACACCCTGGTCAGCCTGCTGAAGAGCCTGTactggctggggctgggcaggggctgcagggagctgcagtcTGTGGAGCAGGAGGTGCTCTGGAGGCTGAGGAGGTTGAGCTTCCgtcagctctgctccctggctgaGTTCCTGGCCCTGAGGCAAGGGCAGGAgaacaaactgctccaggaGGTCATCaaaaagctggagctgaggTGGACGGAGCTGGAGGGCACCCGGAGCGTGGTCACCTTGATGAGCAGGGTGGGACACAGCTCCCCTGCTCTGATGGAGAGGCTGGAGGACAaggtgaggggctgagggggcaCCGAGGGgcaaggggagggggctgggggggggattGAGGGGCaaggggagggggcttgggggacaaggggagggggcttggggagaaggggagggggcttggggagaaggggaggggacTGTAGGgcaaggggagggggctgggggtgaggaTTGAGGAGACaaggggagggggcttgggggacaaggggagggggctggagagcaagggGGGACTTGAGAGGCaaggggagggggcttggggaCATGGGAAGGGGGCTTGGGGAccaggggagggggctggagggcaaggggagggggctgggggacagggtAAAGGTTTTGGGGCAAGGtaggggggctgggggggcaaTGAGGGGATATGAGAGgcaaggggagggggctgggggacatggggagggggctgggggacaaGGTAAAGGTTTGAGGGACAAGGGTAGGGCTCTAGGGGacatggggagggggcttgggggACAAGGGAAGGGGACTAGGgcaaggggagggggctggggggtgaggggggatTGAGGGGACAAGGTAGAGGTTTGGGGGACAAGGGTAGGGGTCTAGGGGacatggggagggggcttggggaCAAGGGGGCttggggaaaaggggaggggtCTGGAGGGcaagggggggctgggggtcagAGTAGGGACTTGGAGGACAAGGGTGGGGGCTTGAGGGACAAGTTAGGGGTCTGGGGGACaaggggagggggcttggggaCAAGAGTGGGGGCTTAGGGGACAAAGGATTAGGGGTCTGGGGAACAATGGGGACCTCGGGGACAAGGGGAGGGACTTTTGGGGACAAAGTGGGGACTTGGGGGTCAAGGACAGGAGCTTGAGGGACattgggggggtctgggggaggtttgggggaCAAGGTGAGGGCCTGGAGGACAAGGTTGGGGCTTGGGGGACAAGGTGGAGGTTTGGGGGACAAGAGTTGGGGTCTGGGGGACAAGTGGGACCTTGGGGACAAGGTGGGGCCTCAGGCCACCAAAtccatcatcatcctcatcatcatcatcctcctcccAGGGGCAGACTGAGAGGGGACCCCCCAGGAGGggccaggggacagcaggggggACAGGACTGtcccctggggacacagagagGTCCCAACCCCATTCCCAGGTTCTGGGATCCATAACAATCCTGCACggagagggagaagcaggaaCCCCAAAATCCTGCCAGGGAATTCCccatgggatgcaggaggaggagggggcagggggcacTCTGAGTGGTGGCTcttgggaggaggaaaaaaagggaaggggaagggaggggaaggaaaaggaaagaaaaaaaaggaaaagagaaagaaaagggaaaaaggaaggaaaggaagagaaaaggaaaggaaaaggaagggaaggaaaaaggaaaggaaagggaaggaaaggagaaaggaaaggaaaaaggaaaggaaaaaggaaaggaaaggaaaaaggaaaggaaaggaaaggaaaggaaaaggaaaggaaagggaaaggaaaaggaaaaaggaaaggaaagggaaaggaaaggaaaaggaaaagggaagggaaaggaaaaggaaagggaagggaagggaaaggaaaggaaaaagggaaggaaaggaaaaaggaaacggaaggaaaggaaagggaaagtgaagaaaaaggaaaggaaagaaggaaagggaaaaggagaaaggaaagaaaaaggggaaaggagaggaaaaaggaaaaggaaagggaaggaaaagaaaaaggcaagaggcagaagcagcttttaGAGGTTTGCCAGGTGCCACCCCAGGGGGTCCCATGGGGGTATTTCCAGCCCCCACTTTCCTGGCTGGGACAGAGGCAGAGAATTCCCTGAGCTCCTCTGCCCAGGGAACATCCCTGAGGCAGCTGGGGTTATTCCTTTGCTCTTTGATCCTTCCCTCcattccagcagctctgcccaggggCATCCAGTGGGGTGGGGGGTTCATTGCTTAatttgggggtgctgagcccccaggTAGGGAATTGTTTAATTTTGGGGTGCTGAGGCCCCAGTAGGGaattaattgtttaattttggggtgctgagcccccaggTGGGGGattaattgtttaattttggggtgctgggtgcccaggttCCCAGGGGATTAATTGTTTaatttgggggtgctgggtgcccaggGATTAATTGTTTAATTTGGGGGTGCTGAGGCCCCAGGTAGGGaattaattgtttaattttggggtgctgagcccccaggTTCCCAggggattaattttttaatttgggggTGCTGAGGCCCCAGGTGGGGGATTAATTGTTTAatttgggggtgctgagccctggtTGGGGGATTAATTGTTTCatttgggggtgctgggtgcccagggattaattgtttaattttggGATACTGAGCCCCCGGGTGGGGGGTTAATTGTTTAattgggggtgctgagcccccaggTAGGGaattaattgtttaattttggGGTGCTGAGGCCCCAGGTGGGGGATTAATTGTTTAatttgggggtgctgagcccccggGTTCCCAGGGGATTAATTGTTTCatttgggggtgctgagcccctgggtgggGGATTAATTGTTTCatttgggggtgctgggtgcccaggGGATTAATTGTTTAATTTGGGGGTGCTGAGGCCCCAGGTAGGGaattaattgtttaattttggggtgctgggtgcccagggattaattgtttaattttggggtgctgagcccctgggtggggaattaattgtttaattttggGGTGCTGAGGCCCCAGGTAGGGaattaattgtttaattttggggtgctgggtgcccagggattaattgtttaattttggggtgctgagcccccggGTGCCCAGGGGATTTGTGGCTGGAATCGCTGgggtcaggctggtgctgggaggtgtccccattGTCTCTGGAGGATCCTTGGGGTCCTTTCCCATTCCCAGGCCAATCCAGGGGTTGTTTTTCCAAGGATTTCTCCCGTCCTGCAGgctctggagctggcagagcagtTTGATCCCGAGGAGATCCGGAAGCTGAGCCTGGCCCTGGCCTTCCAGAACCGGCGCTGTGTGCCCCTGCTCAGGGCCCTCTCCTACCACCTGCTCCAGAAAAattcccagctcagccccagcatccTCATGGATCTCATCTTTGCCTACGGTCAGCAGCTCAGGGGGGGCACTCgggggggctttggggtttttttttgggggggggaaggggataAACTGAGTGAGGAGAGCTGTGACGCCTGCccggggggagggaggagaggggagaggggtggggggttaatagattttatttgttggatttatttatttgtttattccTTAAACTTCATTtgttaatttattaaattaatacattttctgaATAAGTGGAGGTAAAAAGGCTGAATTCACTTGATCTTAAGTGAATCCAATCATCTCACCTTTAAAGTGAACCCAGTCAGttcatttttaaactgaattcAACCACTTTAAGTGAACCCAATCACTTCACTTTTAAAGTGAATTCAGTCACTTTACCTTTGTAGTCAATTCAACCATTTTACCTTTAAACTGAATTCAGTCATTTTACATTTACAGTGAGTTCAACCACTTTACCTTTATAGTGAATTCAACCATCTTATTCTTAAAGTGAATtcaaccattttatttttaaagtaaattcaaccattttttttaaagcgAATCCAatcattttacttttaaagtgAATTCAGTCATTTTACCTTTAAAGTGAATTCAACcatctgatttttaaagtgaatccaatcatttttctttaaagtgaaTTCAACCATTTGACCTTTAAAGTCTATTCAGTAATTTTACCTTTAAAGTGAATtcaacctttttatttttaaagtgaattcagtcattttacttttaaagtgAATTCAACCACTTTACCTTTAAAGTGAATTCAACcatctgatttttaaagtgaattcaATCATTTTCCTTTAAAGTGAATTCAACCATTTGACCTTTAAAGTGTATTTAGTAATTTTACCTTTAAAGTAAATtcaacctttttatttttaaagtgaattcaGTCCTTTTACCTCTAAACTGAATTCAACCACTTTACCCTTAAAGTGAATTCAGTCATTTTACCTTTAAAGTGAATCCAGCCACTTAATTGTGAATtcaacctttttatttttaaagtgaattcaGTCATTTTGCCTTTAAAGTGAATGCAACCATTTAACCTTTAAAGTGAATTCATTTTACCTTTAAAGTGTATCCAACCATCTTATTTTTACAGTGAATTAAACCGTTTTACCTTTAAACTGAATtcaaccattttatttttaaagtgaattcaataattttatttttaaagtgaattcaACCATTTCACTTTTAAAGTGAATTCAACCATCTGATTTTTACAGTGAATTCAACcactttatttttacagtgaatTCAACCATTTTATCTTTATAGTGAATCCAATCATTTTACCTCTAAACTGAATTCAATCACTTTTCCTTTACAGtgaattaattttacttttaaagtgTATTCAACcatctgatttttaaagtgaattcaGCCATTTTACCTTTAATGTAAATGTATTCAAAAAGTCTCCAATCTTATTTTTACAGTGAATCcaatcattttatttttaaagtgaattcaACCATTTTACCTTTAAAGTGaattcaataattttatttttaaagtgaattcaataattttatttttaaagtgaattcaataattttatttttaaagtgaattcaACCATTTCACTTTTAAAGTGAATTCAACCACTTTACCTCTAAACTGAATTCAACCACTTTACCTTTAAAGTGAATTCAgtcattttacttttaaagtgAATTCAACCATTTTATCTTTATAGTGAGTCcaatcattttatttttaaagtgaatcCAACCATTTGACCTCCAAAGCAAATTCCACCACTTTTCCTTCACTTCTTTAgaagctttatttaaaaaaccctcaaaaaaaaagttcttcctttctccccctgCTGGTTTAACAGATTTTATGCTTggtttctgtgggttttttccctcctttctgaGCTATCCCCCTGCACTCTGTGCCACCCCCTTTGCTGCCAGGGCTCCTGCTCTGAAAACCTCAGTGGAAAAACCTCTGAATCCCAAATTCTGACCCCTGGGGTCACCAGAAGGACAAAGGGAGCAGCCAgaggctcagggctgggggggagggagggtttGGGGACACTTCtccaggaaaagggaaaaaagggaagaagccACAAGAGGTGGGAATTCCCAATCGGATGGGAAATCCCAGGAGTGCCCAGCAGAGGGGTCTGGTGCAGCTGCACTGAGGGATAAAAACGggctgggatttggggggaaTTAGGGGATTTCCTGGGGCTGCCAGGAAACTGCCACCTGGAGACCCCTCTGGAGCCCCCCCAGGGGTCctggggatgggtgggtgggatCCTGAcagcctggggatgctgctggggcttTGGGGGTTCTGGGGGTTCTGGGGTTCTGTGATTTTTTGGTTCTTTgtctctgggattttttttgtttgtttgttttttctgtggggttttttgtttctgtgatttttttgtttgtttctgtgatttttttgtttccctgattttttgtttctctgatttttttgtttctctgatttttttgtttctctgatttttttgtttccctgattttttgtttccctgatttttttgtttccctgatttttttgtttctctgatttttgcggtttctgatttatttttggttctgtgattctgtgatttttgtacTTAAGTGGTTTCTGAGATTTtatgatttctgtgattttgtggtCCTGTGATTACTCTGGttttgtgatttctgtgatttttttctgtgagtttttctgtgagttttttctgtgatttttttctgtgattttttctgtttttttctgtttttttgtgattttctgtgatttttttgtgatttttttgtgattttttttgtgatttttgtgattttttctgtgattttttctgtgagttttttctgtgagtttttttctgtgagtttttttctgtgagtttttttctgtgagtttttttctgtgagtttttttctgtgagtttttttctgtgagtttttttctgtgagtttttttctgtgagtttttttctgtgagtttttttctgtgagtttttttctgtgagtttttttctgtgagtttttttctgtgagtttttttctagagtttttttctgtgagtttttttctgtgagtttttttctgtgagtttttttctgtgagtttttttctgtgagtttttttctgtgagtttttttctgtgagctCTTTTCTGTGAGCTCTTTTCTGTGAGCTcttttctgtgagtttttttctgtgagctCTTTTCTGTGAGCTcttttctgtgagtttttttctgtgagctcttttctgtgagtttttttctgtgagctCTTTTCTGTGAGCTCTTTTCTGTGagtttttatctgattttttttaatgatttttctgtgatttttttctgtgatttttttctgtgatttttttctgtgatttttttctgtgatttttttctgtgatttttttctgtgatttttttctgtgatttttttctgtgatttttttctgtgattttttttctgtgatttttttctgtgatttttttctgtgattttttcctgtgattttttcctgtgattttttcctgtgatttgttatttttttcttctgtgattttttttcttctgtgtttttttttcttctgtgatttttttttcctgtatttttttcctgtgattttttttcctgtgaatttttttcctgtgatcttttttcctatgaatttttttcctgtgattttttttttctgtgacttttgcAGTTTCTGAGTTTCTGTCCCTCGGGGTGGTTCCCCCTCCAGGTGTGTTCAGAACCATCCCAGTTCCACCAGTTTGCCTCCCCCCTGCAGGAAGAGCTCAGCCCCCCCAGGAggggagggtttgggggtgccaggagcccccccagctccccccaaaCCTTTCCCCacccctgggctctgcagggtCCCGGGGGAATCcagagaaagggggggaaaaggacCCAAAATAGGGGTAAAGCCCCAAAATCAGGGGAAATAACCCCCCAGAACCAGGGGGCTGAAaaagcaggggaaaggcagggaaagaccccaaaaaacagGGGGAAAACCCCAAAAGTAGGGGGGAAAGacccaaaagcagagaaaaaaacagaaagcaagggAAAAGACCCAAAAAGCAGGGGGAAAGTCCCCAatctcccaaaaaaaaaaacaaacccccaaaaaaaaagcctcaaaagcCAGGTAAAAAGACCCaaaagtaggggaaaaaaacccaaaataaggaaaacaacTCCCCAAAAATGGGGAAATCCCcaaaaagcatggaaaaaaaaatcacaaaacaagcaaacaaaaaacagaaaccagGAAACAGCCCCAAAAAGCCAGGGAAAAAGCCCTCCccaaaaataaggaaaaagtcCCCCAGAACCCAGGGAAAAGCCCTCAAATAGGGAAAAAGCTcctaaaataaggaaaagaaaaaaaaacatcccaaaagAGTGAGCCCAAGACTTGGTGTGACCCCAAAACAGGGAACCCAAGATTTAGTGTGACCCCAGAAAGAGTGAACCCAAAGACTTGGTGTGACCCCAAAAGGGTGAACCCAGGGTTTGGTGTGACCTCAAAAAgacatttatatataaaacacatttatatattattacatatttattttattattttatatattatattttatttattttatttatttgtttattattattaatatatttattatttatatattattttattaatatattacaTATCTATTTAttgttatatatattattatatataattatatattatatatattatattattacaCATTTATATATTATTCACATTTATACACTATATATTATTTATGTGCTATGTATATCTTATGTATACATTATCTATATGCTGTTACATATTATTTACACATTTACATATTATTTACATACTGTGTTATTTAGGTATTATTTATATGCCATCCATATATTATTTACatcttatatatataatatatattatatatatttacatattgtTTATAtgctatttatatatatatatttatatatattatatatatgtattatttatATGTTATCAATAAGCTACTACACATTATCTACATACTATTTACGTATTGTTTACACATCATTTACATATCATAGATGTTATTCACATATTCTCTACATACTATCCATACACTATTTCCATATGTACATATTATAGCTGTTATGCACACATCGTTTATATGCTGTTTACCTATCATTTGCATATCATTTGCATACcatttccctgctctcccccgTGTCTGTGCTTGCTGCAGGGAAGCTGAacttccagcagccccagctgttCCACAAGGCGGCCACGGAGCTCCTGCCCACGTCCCCAGCCTCTCAGCCCTGGAGCTCACTCGCTGCCTCCGCTCCTTCGCCCTCCTCAAGTGGCTCAGCCTCCCCCTCTGCGAGGCCGTTGCTCAGGTGAGCCCCAGGAGGCAGGGATTGCTCCCCAAACCCCACCCCGGGGATGCCCCAGGTGAGGATCTGGAGAGGATGGATCTGTGGAATGAGGTttctggacaggatggatccatgggggGAGGTTCTGGACAGGAGGGATCCATGGAGGGAGGttctggacaggatggatccatggaGGTGAGGttctggacaggatggatccatgggggGAGGTTCTGGAGAGGATGGATCCAAGGGGGGAGGTTCTGGACAGGAGGGATCCATGGAGGGAGGttctggacaggatggatccatgggggGAGGTTCTGGAGAGGATGGATCCAAGGGGGGAGGTTCTGGACAGGAGGGATCCATGGGGGGAGGttctggacaggatggatccatggggggaggttctggacaggatggatccatggggggaggttctggacaggatggatccatgggggGGAGGttctggacaggatggatccatgggggGGAGGttctggacaggatggatccatgggggGAGGTTCTGGACAGGATAGGATCCATGGAGGGAGGttctggacaggatggatccatgggggAGGTTCTGGGACAGGGTGGATCCATGGAGGGAGGTTCTGGACAGGACGGATCCATGGGGGGGAGGttctggacaggatggatccatggggggaggttctggacaggatggatccatggggggaggttctggacaggatggatccatgggtGGAGGttctggacaggatggatccatgggggGAGGTGGGGTTGGGGGTTGACTCAAAAAGATTCACCGAgggtgtgagcagcagcaggggggcagctgggggaactgggagcactgggatcAGTCCTGGGCCCAATCCGTTCCCCAAGGAGCTGGGTGAGGGGATGGAGCTTCCCCTCAGGAATTCCCTGGGGATCCCAGGCTGGgatctggctctgctgctcttcaaccagagctggaggggctggagagcagggctggagctcctGGACTGCAGTGAGGCCAAGGACCTGGGgaggaacaaccccaaccccaggcagggcagggggtgtcctgctggagagcagctccatggagaaagcccTTGGAGTGCTGGTGGGCAGGAAATCCTCCCGgg
The Heliangelus exortis unplaced genomic scaffold, bHelExo1.hap1 Scaffold_290, whole genome shotgun sequence genome window above contains:
- the TBRG4 gene encoding LOW QUALITY PROTEIN: FAST kinase domain-containing protein 4 (The sequence of the model RefSeq protein was modified relative to this genomic sequence to represent the inferred CDS: inserted 1 base in 1 codon); its protein translation is MAARLVRRCCRWHLGTFLSPPPASLPPPSGQASPGTARPRPPGLFLHLPHPRSFSIREQVQEGGGGGAGEKLVGELIETATSPQELLQLSQHHPLTSNQASMAISQLARLAAEKKWEAESILRDEGFQQLLSITDSQISQVWNNTLVSLLKSLYWLGLGRGCRELQSVEQEVLWRLRRLSFRQLCSLAEFLALRQGQENKLLQEVIKKLELRWTELEGTRSVVTLMSRVGHSSPALMERLEDKALELAEQFDPEEIRKLSLALAFQNRRCVPLLRALSYHLLQKNSQLSPSILMDLIFAYGKLNFQQPQLFHKAATELLPXVPSLSALELTRCLRSFALLKWLSLPLCEAVAQVSPRRQGLLPKPHPGDAPGEDLERMDLWNEVSGQDGSMGGGSGQEGSMEGGSGQDGSMEVRFWTGWIHGG